The genome window gtcttaatttatttctcacttctaatccgcTTGTTTACTTAATCaaaaagcatttttttttttaaatttgcccAAATGACccataaatatttcaaattaattattggTTTTAGTTAACAGGTACTCATTTAAAAGGCGTAAGAAGCCTAAATATCTCAAATTAATTTCTAACCGTAATTCACTTATGAATTATgacttatttctaattttaaatttatttttaatttatcactAATAAATATGTTTCATTAAACTTTAGGAGTTAGGACAGGAGTTTAAGCGGAGACGCTCCAACTCTTCTTCCACAGGAACAATCAACTTACAATTTGTACAAATTACAAACGAAATCTACAGAGAAGCTGGTGGGCCAAAGGGGACCCATGATTTGAATAACTGGAGGGTGTGGCCTGGTGGGCCTCTTGGCATCGTCCACAGAAGGCCGGCAAGGGCATGTTTTGGTGACAGGctccatttttttatatatgtaaactagttgagaatccgcgcgttgcggcggcttataaaaattatattaatgatctaatattaatatttatagaataaaataattttattactgtctataaaaagtatattaatgtttcaagttaatatttgtacgattaaataaatttatattataaaaatcttgatgtaattcaaatactaatattatatataaaattgcaaaattggactataattcatggtgaaaaaatgacaataaatttatacacgtaaataacaatttaaagcgtgatgaatcttaaaattttattttttttggaaaagtaatcatgttcttacattgtcaccttcctctaatttttttagattgattgtgcccaaaaacatttaacttaaatataactaccctcttaaaagttgcttgaacggagcaaacatataatgcatgaataattttttcatgtatacaaagtaaataatataaaaattaacaacaacaaacatgtccgatgaacaaaacaaatattataaaagaataaccaacaaacatacatcattaatagttaatttattgacatcaaccatcGATATcctgtcaagactatattcttttcccgtgtttggatttgtcgactccaatataacggtctataactacatttgcttgcaacaacctttactgtaacagccttcacttatcgttgcagaataacgacacctccgagttaaaaatcgagcaagagaaaggtatttctaatttttgatatttttcatccaaaaatttcagaaaattaaaaaataaaacggagcgatgtgagaggcaccacttacacgcccctcgcttctcctttaaaaatcgagtaagagaactatcgggtagatttgtggtattgagagaggaggttgtgttttgatgatccaaaatactacgatctatacgggtatttataggtggagagagacttgtttgctactctttcccataattaaataatctgaacaaaatcagattaaaattttcaagctactatattccataaataatctgtctttcccataattgaataatctgaaacaaaatcagattaaaactttcaagatactatattccataaataatctgaaacaaaattgaaacaaaatcagattctgagacttgcttctaatatacccgaaactaaaaaaggtagttctaatttttaatatttttcatccaaaaattccagaaaattagaaaaataaaacggagcgatgtgagaggcgccacctacacgcccctcgcttctcctttatataagtatattgattattctgtttaaaaatatataaatgtacgAGTCAAATAAATGAGCATGTAATTGtgtttagtatttaaaattcaaacttaacacattttaaaacaattttttgagcAGTATAATTGAAGTTAGTGGATCTTAAGGAAAAATATCAAGTTGTAACAAGTGTTGGTCATAAATGTTTAATCATTACTAGATTTGcctgaaaattgaaataaaagagAGAGCTTTTATCGGTGGCGGATCTGACTATAAAGTTAGGGggggtcaatttttttgtaaaaaaaataaaaggggtcacaaaaaaattaaggggggtcaatttcaattttacaacctaaaaatatgtataatattaaaaaaataaaaattaaggaGGGTCAGTTGCCCCCTCTTGCCCCTTCTAAGATCCGCCTCTGCTTTTATGGTATAGTTTATGGATACATGGAGGGGGAAGACTAGTAATAAAAGAAGCATGGTACCGGGATTATATTTATCGTATTATGTTTGTATCATTTTcatttatatagttatataaatatttaatatcaagctaatagtcaaaaagatatataaaattaatagctaaactgatattttaaattgattaaatttattgaaCAATAGATAAtctaaataagaaaatatatctaattcatgtttttttttttgtcaggatatCTAATTCATGTTTAATGAGTCTAGTATAGGAAGAAAAAAATTCTTTCTCATTTCATTTCTTCAGGTGATGTTAGAATTTATTCTCGTAtcattcattttcattttcgaATATAACTCATGCTCCAAGTCGATTCTTATATTTATCTGGTCACCAGCTCAACAACACCGAATCATATGAAATCTGATTAGACTAAATTAGtcataagaaaataaaatgaaagcgGACCCGAGAGGAACAGAGGTGACATCAATCATAGGGCTGAGCTGTGTGACTTTAAGATTGAAGATTGAAGTCTCTTTTGGCAAACCAGACATGCATCATGCTCCTTCTATCATGCCTTGTCTCACTTATTTGAAGCATCCCCTACTTTCTTTCTTTTCCCACTCCTCTCCCCTCACTTtgccctctctctctctatttaTCTCATGGCTTTACACTATACGGTAAaatctactccctctgtcccatttaattgtatacgtttcttttcaaccgttcgacacgcatttcaatgctcttataaaacataattccgtaacttcttttttagattttctttttctgaataaaaatataacatccaaactttaattcagaaaaagaaaattttaaaaataaattacacaactacactttacaggagcattaaagtccgtgccgcgtccccgtcccccaatgtatactactcagggggacggagggagtaactaatTTGATAATTCAGGCTGTATTGTCGTTtagcaaatttaatatttttccaatttacatataattttttttcatatacacATCTAGTTCTAATTAATTAACTGAATAAGGATTGTTAGGTATGGAATTGAAGTTAGGAATCCGCCACCCGGTAAGGAATGAGTCACAGTAGCACGGGCCAATAACATCTCCAATCCTCTAATATTTTTAGTAAAAAGTTAatgtcatattattttttgacacgtatttccAAACTATTATAatgtatagtttcataaaaaaatttaaaattttttcttgaataaaaatttgacgtttaaactcttgtttaaaaaataatttaaaaatattatgaaattaaattttatttctaaaattacGGAATGCATGTTGGACCTCAACTCAAATATATCATATGGGCTTAAAAGTTACACGACTTTGGGCTTCTACCATTGCAAAATGAGAACTGTACACACGATAACAAACACATAGCTCTTAGCAAACGCTcctgaaaaaggaaaaaaaaaacgaaaGATCGATGATTTTGGGTAACAGTTTGTGCAGTCCGTAATTGAGTTGATTTTGtgttaagttaaaattattttaaatcgaACAAAACTGAAAATCAAaggaatattaaataaaattctaattttaggTTTTTAAGGGTCCGGCCAGTGGCCAGTGATTTTCTGGtcactttaaaattttatttcactAAATCGGACCAAATTAGGTCTGAGTCTCATATTTTCGCCTAAAAAAAGAACTCAAAAAAACCTCTTATCAATTGTgatagaaaattttgaaaaaaattgaggaagtgcaaaattgttatgatgagatttgagaagaaaatgaGGAGATaaaatggagcattccatctcaaattaaaGGTGTGATATCTGGCAcatcttttttttaatcatgatATCTAGCCCATCTTAAAAATTGTCTACaaaatagtttatttttcattccattccttccggaatcatttatcccaacaaaacacaaataaactTTTAAACATCGATTTGACAGCCAAACAGCCCGTTAAATTCAAAACCCTAACAAAACCCCAAGCATCAATCCACCAGAAAACAGATACAACAATGGCTTGTAACGGCACGGGAGGCTGCGACTCCGGTTGCTACAAAGACGAAAACGACTCAACCAATGGCGTGTTGCCAAGTGTCACTAATTCTTCCAACACTAACCTATGCTTAAAGTGCAAATCCAGCGAAATTATCGCCGGCGGCACCGGATTTAGCGGCGGAACCAACATGAAGCTGTGCGCTGACTGCTTCCGTGGAAATCTGTACGGTAAATTCAAGCTCGCCGTCTCGGCTAATGGCATGATCTCTCCCTCCGATAACGTGCTTGTCGCGTTCTCCGGTGGCACCTCTTCGAGGTTGTTTTCTTACTCAGTTTGAATTAATTTATGCTTTGTTGTATTATTGCGCACACGATATACAGTAATGTGTACATAGAATCCCGCTCCCACACTGACTgacttaaaatgagaaccgatGATTGTATAGGTGAAAATAGGGATTCGGATGCAACACACTAGCGATTGAAATGATTGGAATGCGTATGAGATTTATTCTATTTGTGCATATAGGCACgcttataatattaaaaaggaCATGtgaagaataattatattagttaaaGTGTTAAGTTCGGAGAAGAACGTATTGCGAGTGTTTAGGAGATAATTTTAAGCAATGTATCATTGTCATTGTCAGTATAGTTATATTCAAGTGATTATAAGAGGTGATGTGAGTAGCGATAGCTAGGTTATGGTGTGATACACTAAAAATACTTGAAGGCTGTTTGGACATTTTTGCCTCTTATTAAGAGGTGGAAAGTCTGAACTAAGCACCACAACAATTTCACAGTACGTTGCCGAAGGTATTGGTTGTTACATTGATTTCTTAACAATTTTAGGTGTCTTTTAGGGTGGCTCTTCAATTTGTTCATGAGATGCAAGTTAAATCACAGAAGAATTTTGATGCAAGTAGAGATAGATCGTTACCGGTATTTGGTGTTGGAGTTGCTTTTGTCGATGAAAGTGCCTTTCATACATTGCCTTCGCATGAACTGGAcaaagaaattgaagaaattAAACTTATCGTGGACGAACTATCTCCACCAACAAAAGCTTTCCATGTTATTCCAATTGAAAGCATTTGCTTGTCCAATTCTAACAGTGCAAAAGACAATTTGAATGAGTTATTAAATGCTGTTAGTGATAAAACTGGAAAAGAGGATTTGATGGTTCAGCTGCGCATGATGTCATTGCAAAAGGTTTGGATCTCTTCATCGTGTTTGTGCAAAACTGTAGTACAATGGAAGATATTGTAGTATAATTATTAACGGTATTATGCAGACTGCTCTTGAAAATGGATACACGAAGCTTGTTCTAGGATCATGTACATCAAGGCTCGCTTGTCACGTGATTGCATCAACGGTGAAGGTTTGTCTCCATTTTCTGTAAAGACATCagtaaataattaaagagaTTTCATTCTATATATTTAGttgttctttctttctttctttctaatATATACCAACTAGATATGATTTTCTTCTTAGCTACGTACAGCCCTTAACACCTGGCTATGAAGAGACATCATCACCTTATTATGTATTGGTGAATGTAAAGATACAATGTTGTGATGATTCTTGTTTAGGAAGAATAAAAAACTAGAGTATATATACTTGCTATTTGGTTTTTTTAATTCATGATGTGTAGTATGAGCGAGAGGGATTGAAAGTTTTGCTGCTTTAAATTTGTAGAATAAAGCTTTGAGCAGCAAACTGATTGTCTCAGGGTTTATGTATGCTAAGGTTcatattaatatgtatatatatatgcattagCTTTTGTGATTTGTAAATCAGAGGGATATGTACGCTATAAAAAGTTATAATAAATTGTAGGACATGTctcaataaatatattatgtcaaatttaaaattagtgcataattataaaatgatttttgtcTTAATTTATAAGCCAcgtgttataatattattaaaaaaatcaatcaaatgttatatacatacaaattcTGCTCTTTCATAAAAACTTGATAGTACTCATATTTTCTACAGTATATTATAGTTGATATATGTTGCACGTGATctttaaattagaaatataaagATATTTTTTACGTATATTGATTCGTATTGTATTTATTTCATTGTAACTTGAACTAGATATATGTTATTTGCTTTTGAATTGTATAATCATCTAAGTTGTACTTTGTATAATTGTTTGTTATTGTCTTGTGCCCTTCtctttgataaattaataatctatATTTATGGGAGCCCTATAGGGCTTCACACCATTTTCCGCTTTTCACAGATCACACATATGATCAAAGTTACATGTATCTTCTTGATTAAATTTCTCTCTCAGAAGCAAGGTACATCAAGTTCTCAAATGATCAATGGGATAATAGACACTGAAGGAAAAAACGggatgaatataaataaataaaaggttTTTGGTTGTGTAATGTGTGCTCAACAtccatatttaatgacattgatAGAAGCATATTAGGTTGCTAATGTTGCTATTTTATCAACAGGGGCAAGGTTACTCTTTAGCTGCAGATATACAATATGTTGATTCCAGGTGGGAGATACCAGTGGTCCTTCCCATTCGTGATTGTACACTTCAAGAGCTTAACATGCTCTGTAAACTAGAAAGGTCAGATGATATGTACCTCTTTCATTTGTTCTGATTTAGTCAATTTTGTGCCTGCTTCTACCCTTTGAGGCCCTCTTTTGGGTCCAGAAGGAAGAAAATCAGCAAGTCTTTACTCTAATAGAGAGTGTAATAAAGTTGAggcttaaatataatttaatgccATTAATGCATGAATAGTGTCGTTGAGTTCAACCACGTTGGCTGATCTGTAATATGTCTACTTTGACTGGCCATCATATGCATACTATGTTGGTAGTTCTTGTAGGGACGGAATTTATTGTGGTATACTCTATCAGAAATATTTTACCTGTAGAGAAGTTTATACATGTTGCAAACTTGTTTTACAACACATTGCATTTGACATAGATAGGAGTAGGATTGGGTGGAAAACAAGATTTGTATGACAACATGACTCATAACTTATTATTGCATGATTGAAGGAGATGTGCAATCAGAATGTTTTTTTCATTATCTTTAGATATATACATGAACTTGCTCAACAATGATTATTGCCATAGTGGAACTTATGTTTTACATTATGGCAGTTTAAAGACTATGGAGCTGCATAATGGTTCTCGTGCTGGCATCAATGGCCTGATCTCATCATTCGTCAAACTTCTGCAGGTAGAAAGGCTGCTTAATTGTCTATAAGCGGTTTATTAATAGTGTTATCTTTGTGACAAAAcctttttttagaaataatttgCTTAAGTTGTTGGCATTGACCTATAAATTTCCCATTCTACTTCTTTTTGTCTCGTTGTTTAGCTTCATTTACAAATTCTATATTGCAGGAAGAGAATCCTTCTAGGGAATGCACAATTGTAAGGACAGCAGGGAAGCtaactccatttcattttaaCAAGATTCCAGAGGAAGCAGATGACTGTAACTTGCAGTTGGCATCTCAACGGCGGCGGAAGAAATTCAATCTGAAGTCTAACGAACTTCTTCCCCCAGAATCTTACTGTCCACTTTGCTCTAGCCCACTAGATAAGAATAGTATCTCTAACTTGGCTTTTGAAAATGGACATACAAGTTATGGATCATTTGTGCCAAAATGCTGTTCCAGTTGCCAATTTCAAATACTCCCCAAAGAACCATTACACATGGAGCAATTCTATTCTCTGTTACCACAACCTATAACTGATCGAGCTAAAGATGGTAGCTGTCGCAGCCAGAGATCTATAAGGTTATACAcacaaccttttttttttggttatttTCCTTAAAACTTAATATATTTTCTGGAGAAAATCTGTTGCATCTAAATCGTAACCTTTTTGAAGACACAACTTGGGATGGAAATATTGTCTGGAAAAATGATTGGCAGCGTCTTGTATATAATATCTGTTATCTGAAGTATTTTTTAGCCGTGCATTCTTGAAAGATTTAGTTGAAGTGATGTTGAGTTCTTATTGTTCTTTTCAATCATGCTTCTAGGGAGCAAATACAAGATTGCCTTCTTTCAGACAACGAAGATGGAACTTGATGTCTGAACATTGCTACTATGCCTTGTGCAAACTGCATCAGGTGGATTAGTAGTGTTTGGTTGCTGGCCATCCTGAGACTCAGTCCAAATGGCTGACAAGAAGCAATGTCTAGCAGCAAAAACCCCTAATGAGCCTGGATACAAATTGAATTACTGAGTATAAATGTCTATGAATGCATAAGTTTGTTGAATTAAAGTTTACGCAGAGCTACAATTAAATCTTTAATTGTAGATGCCAACCCTTTGAAATGATAATGTCAGTTTTATGTATACTGGCTTTTGCCAGCTATTAGGATTTGCATTTATGATTGTGTACATGATGCTTTTAATGACCTCGCGGGGCTGGGGACTATTAGAGTTGAGTGTTTTTCCTTTTTAAGACTGCATATAGGTGCCGGATCTTCGACTTGGCTGGCATATACTAGATGTTATGAGAGATCTAGAAGCCAAGATCAGTTTATCTGGACTCCACAGTTCCACATTTACAGAAAGGTACTTTCTGCGTTCTTTGTTTGTTTCACATGTGATCCTCATTTGCCTATAACAGAACATTTCTTTACAAAACAGTTCTGACTTGACGCAATTTGTACTGTGACTAACCAGAAGCACTTGCTATAATAACTATTTTCTGGAAACCTTACATATTCTAATCACAAAGATTGCAAATAAGGTATGTGCCTGCAAACAATGAAAAGACTAGTCCCGTGCTTAGCGCTAGTCTAGATTTTCTTGCGGAGTTTTCCGTCACTGCAGTGGAAATAACAGGGCTGATAATAATATGTTCATGAATCAAAGGCTTTCTCAAGTTCTGGTTGAAAGTgctgataaaaattattatattgttaGAAAAagtatgggttaattatcaaatagaTCACTTATTCCAGCCTAATGTATAATCCGCATCATTgtgaaatttttggtctcacatAAACCATTTAACAGACTACAGTTGCATGccgttaaatcaaattaaaaaagatgTTAAAGTTAACTTTTTCCGTTAAGTTCAGATGACATGGCGCTTACGTGGATTGCAAGAGTAAATAAGTTTAAACttaacaaataaactaaaaataaactaACAGAAATTCGTACAAGTCATGTATAACGAGATATAACCCTGTTATAGGTTATGTCAGGTGGTCTCCAGTTATTATTCCAGAAGAGGCAATTACTACGAGTCCTGTCTGGCAAAAAGAAGCTGATATCTTTTTTAAGATGAAGAGGATGATGATTCTGAGCAAGGTGATCAACCATCGCAGCAACCAATGAGGagtgtcaaatataaaaaatgtgacaaAAGATTTTACATTAATAAAGCTAGAAAGTAGTATTAAGTTTTTAGTTCACGTAAAGGTCTAAAATCCCGAATACACTACACACACTTATGTTTACAGGGCAATGAAGTGATGTTTACTGGGAATAAAGTGAAGTGGAATATACAGTCAGCAGAAGTAGCAATTACTTTTCCACCTCAGCTGCTCCtgttagtttttttaatttgatttaacggAATGCAACCATTAGTGTGTTGAGTGATCTAAGTGAGACCATAAATTTCGCAATGATGCAGATGATACATTGAGTTAGAATAAGTGAtccatttgataattaacccgaaaAAGTATTGCTAAAAAACAATGTTATTGTAGATTTTAGATAACTGTGTGgcaatatttttttgtaaaaatttaatatttttggcaAGGTATAATAATGCAATCTATAATAAACATTCGCAAAAGCAGGAAAACAGCTTTTTCCATAAACATGAAGACCTAGCTTtgttgttgaattttttttttaaaaatttattgcaCAGTTTTCAcatgtttttaaataaaaaaactgtTACTAATATCTGGCTcaacaatcaatatacttatataaaggagaagcgagggacgtgtatgtggcgcctctcacatcgctccattctatttttctaattttttggaatttttggatgaaaaatatcaaaaattagaactgccTTTTTcagttttggatatattaaaagcaagtttcagattatttatggaatatagtagcttgaaaaatttaatctgattttgtttcaaattatttaattatgggaaatagtAGCACACAAGTGTCTTTGGCACCCATAAATACCCCTACAGATTGTatggttttggatcatctaaacaaaacttcttctctctcaataccacaaccctacctccccggtgatagttctcttccTCGATTTATTACTCGATGGTGTTGttattctgcaacgataagtgaaggttgtttatacagtattaaaaaaataaaaggttgttgcaagcaaaggtagttattgatcgctatgtgggagttgacaaatccaaacatggaaaaagaatatagtcttgacattatattaatggatgatatcaaaaaattaactattagtgatgtatgtttgttggttattcttttataatatttgttttcttcatcggacatgtttgttgttgttaatttttataagatttactttttatacaggaaaaaattattcatgcattatatgtttgctccgttcaagcaacttttaagtgaaggcacgataagtgaaggttgtttatacagtattaaaaaaataaaggttgttgcaagcaaaggtagttatcgaccgctatgtgggagtcgacaaatccaaacatgggaaaggaatatagtcttgacatgatattgatggatgatgtaaaaaaattaactattagtgatgtatgtttgttggttattcttttataatatttgttttgttcatcggacatgtttgttgttgttaatttttataagatttactttgtatacaggaaaaaatattcatgcattatctgtttgctccgttcaagcaccttttaagtgaaggctgtttatggagtattaaaaataaagatccttacaagcaagggtagttatagaccactatctcacggatttaagttagattttTTGTGGcgatcaatccaaaaaaattggaggaaggtgacgaTATATGaacatgatttattttaaaaaaacacaaataaaattaagattcgtcgtactttaaattgttaattacatgtataaatttattttcatttttcaccatgaattatgttcc of Daucus carota subsp. sativus chromosome 3, DH1 v3.0, whole genome shotgun sequence contains these proteins:
- the LOC108211085 gene encoding cytoplasmic tRNA 2-thiolation protein 2 is translated as MACNGTGGCDSGCYKDENDSTNGVLPSVTNSSNTNLCLKCKSSEIIAGGTGFSGGTNMKLCADCFRGNLYGKFKLAVSANGMISPSDNVLVAFSGGTSSRVALQFVHEMQVKSQKNFDASRDRSLPVFGVGVAFVDESAFHTLPSHELDKEIEEIKLIVDELSPPTKAFHVIPIESICLSNSNSAKDNLNELLNAVSDKTGKEDLMVQLRMMSLQKTALENGYTKLVLGSCTSRLACHVIASTVKGQGYSLAADIQYVDSRWEIPVVLPIRDCTLQELNMLCKLESLKTMELHNGSRAGINGLISSFVKLLQEENPSRECTIVRTAGKLTPFHFNKIPEEADDCNLQLASQRRRKKFNLKSNELLPPESYCPLCSSPLDKNSISNLAFENGHTSYGSFVPKCCSSCQFQILPKEPLHMEQFYSLLPQPITDRAKDGSCRSQRSIREQIQDCLLSDNEDGT